The Pseudomonas nunensis genome includes the window ACGCTCTGAAGCGGCACTATCAGCGTTACGGTGACCGGCAAAATGGCGCCGACGGTGAAACTCGTCGCAGACGCGAACGCTGCGGAAAGAGGCTTGGCACTCAGCTCCTCGGAAATACCCAGTTCATCTCGGGCGTGTGAACCCAGGGCATCGTGCGCCATTAACTGGATGGCCACCTGTCTGGCCAGTTCAGGCTCAACCCCTCGGCCGACGTAGATATGTGCCAGCTCTTGATGTTCAGCCGCAGGCTTTGTTTCGATCTCTTTTTTCTCTCTTGCCAAGTCAGCGTGCTCGGTATCGGCCTGGGAGTGCACGGAAACGTACTCACCTGCCGCCATCGACATAGCGCCCGCTACGAGCCCCGCGACACCCGTCACGATCAGCGCGTTGTGCGTGGTACTGGCGGCTGCAACGCCGATTAACAGGCTGGCGGTCGACACAATTCCATCGTTTGCCCCCAGCACAGCCGCTCTGAGCCAGCCTATACGGCTGCTGGTATGGGTTTCGGCATGACGACGCATGAATTTGCTCATTGCAGTTGGCCTGCTGTGCGATGGCTTCAGCCGAGAGTGTAGGTAGTTTCCGAGGCTACTCATGAGCAAATCAGGCGCCTAACTTGATTGACTCTGCCACTGCGCAGCTGCAACGACTGCTTTGACGTTGAAGCCACGGGGTCTGATTGATGAGCGGCCTTGTGACAAAAGCCGCAGCGGCAACCACATAATTCGGGATTGAATTCATGAAAACCGATCAGGAACTGAAAAACGACATCCTTGCGGAGTTGCGCTGGGAGCCCTCGGTCAACGCCGAACAGATCGGTGTTGAGGTCAAGGATGGCATCGTGACCCTCGCCGGACACGTCAACAGTTACGTCGAGAAGTGGGCCGCCGAGCAAGCCGTACAGAAGATCTCGGGTGTTCGTGCGCTGGCCGTGGAAATGGACGTGAAGCTCCCAGGCTTGAGCCAGCGTAATGATGCCGATGTCGCGCGTTCTGCCGATAGCGCCCTGGAGTGGGCAACCAATCTACCCAAAGACTCTATCAAGATTCAGGTTGAAGGCGGTTGGGTGAGTTTGACGGGGGACGTGGAGTGGGAATACCAACGCAGGGAAGCGGAAGGTGCAGTCCGAAACCTGATGGGCGTCAAGGGTATCAATAACAACATTTCAATCAAATCCGCGGTTTCGGTAAGAGGCGTTAAGGTCGAGATCACTGAAGCGCTCAAACGTCGGGCAATTATCGATTCGCAGAAGATTACGGTCGAAGTCCACGGTGCCGATGTGACCTTGTCCGGGACAGTCGACAATTGGGCGGAGCGAGAGTTGGCAATGCATTCAGCCTGGAGTGCGGCTGGCGTCAAGAATGTGCAGAACAACATCATCGTCAGCTACTGATCCTCATGTGGTGTTCGGCAACAGGACGCGTGTGTCTTGCACCGTTTTCAGATACGTCCCCATGAGCAGGCTTCAGACCATGAGCATTAACCGTTCTGATTTCTACATCTTTAAAACCCATGCCGAAGCCGAAAGTGCGATACGTGCTCTGAGCCAGGCAGACTTTGACGTAAAGAAACTCTCAATCGTGGGTAAGGGCTATCACACGGAAGAACACCCGATCGGCTTTTACCAGTTGGGAGACAAAGTGAAGTCTTGGGGCGCTATGGGAGCTCTTTGGGGCAGTGTCTGGGGGCTTCTTATTACGCCGGCATTTTTCTTCCTGCCTGGCCTGGGGCTCGTTGCCTTGGCGGGTCCTTTGGTGGCCCTGTTGGTGAGTGCGCTGGAGGGCGCTGTGATTGTCGGCGGTGTCTCCGCACTCGGCGCAGCGCTATTAAATATGGGGTTAAGCAAAGACCAGGTCATCAAATACGAAACCGCCCTCAAGGCTGACGAGTATTTATTAATGGTGCATGGCAGCAGCCACGACATCGATGCGGTGCGAGCTGTGCTCGGGGATTGAAATCACGGCGCTTTCGTTTCGAGAGAACTGCGCATTTAGCCACTACCAGAGCACTCCCATAGGGAATAACCCTTGTGGGCTCTCAGCCGAAATCCATCGGCCTGTGTTCACTCAAGTGAAGGCATTCGTCATGGCTTATACAAGTGTTAATCCCAGTGACGGCCAGTTGCTGGAAAGCTTTGAACAAATCAGCGATCTCGAGTTGGAAGAAAAGCTTGCGGCCGCAGAGCATTGTTTTCAGAGCTGGAAACATACCTCTTATGCGCAACGTGCCGCAGTGATTGGCAGGGCGGCAGAACTGATGCACTCCAGGGTTGAAGACCTGGCTCGACTGGCAACATTGGAGATGGGGAAACGCATCAGCGAAGCCAGTGGTGAAGTGACCTTCAGCGCCGATATCCTGGACTATTACGCAAAAAATGCTGAGCGCTTTTTGGCACGCCAAAGACTCCACCCCCAACAGGGCGAAGCCCATATGGAAAGCAGCCCTATCGGGGTGATTTTCGGCGTTGAACCCTGGAACTTTCCTTTTTACCAATTGGCACGTGTCGCAGGGCCGCATCTCATGGCGGGCAATGTGTTGGTGGTCAAGCACGCCGGTTGTGTTCCGCAATGCGCGATGGCTTTCGAGTCGCTGTTGGTCGAGGCCGGAGCACCCTTGGGCCTCTACACCAACCTGATGATTTCCCATGAGCAGTCGGACCGCGTGGTGGACGACGCACGCGTCAAAGGTGTCGCCCTTACGGGTAGCGTAGCCGCCGGCCGCAGTCTCGCGGCGCGGGCCGGAGCCAACCTCAAGCCTTCATCGATGGAACTGGGCGGCAGCGACGCGTTTATCGTACTGGAGGACGCCGACCTTGACCTCGCCGTCAACTGGGCGGTCTGGGGGCGTATGTACAACTGCGGGCAAACCTGTTGCGCCGCCAAGCGCTTTATCGTGCTTGAAGAAGTCGCAGATGTATTTATTGAGCGCTTTCAGGCAGCACTGGCTGCGCTTAAGCCAGGCAACCCGATGGACGAGAGCACGACACTGGGGCCCATGTCGACAGAGTCGGCCCTGCAGCAGTTGCTGGCGCAGGTCGAAGACGCTGTGTTTAACGGCGCCGAGGTACTGCTTGGCGGCGAGAGAATTCGTCGTCCGGGCGCTTACATGAGTCCGACCATCCTGACCAACATCGCGCCCGACAATCCGGCTTTCAGAGATGAATTCTTTGGCCCTGTCGTGCTTTTTTTCCGGGTCAAGGATGAAGAAGAGGCGATCGCGCTAGCCAATGACTCGGATTTCGGCCTGGGTGGCTCGGTGTTCACAAGAGACGTGGGCCGTGGTCTGCGACTCGCCAGCCGGATCGATACCGGCATGGTGTTTATCAACAACATCAGTTGGTCAGATGCTGAATTGCCCTTCGGAGGGATTAAGAACTCCGGTTACGGGCGTGAGTTGGGCGATATAGGCATCCAGACCTTCGTTAACAAAAAACTGGTGCGTTACGTCTCCGTTGACGCTCCGGTTTAAGGCCGCGTCGCGCCCACTCAAGGCGCCGAGTTCTGCGCTAATTCGTGCCCGCTTAGGTCGTCATGTCGAGCATGATTGAAGCGGTCAGGGGCTTGGGTTTGTCCGCCGCCAGTTGATACGCAAGGTGCAGCGCACACCGGAAATCGGCCCACCTTCTGGACCTGCTTGTCACTTCATGTGGCCCCATGTACGGGACCCATCAAAAAGGAAGCTCCCATGACACTCCAAATGCTGGCTGCCGTCGTTGAACAATTCGGCCAGCCGCTGGTGCTTAAACGTTGCGATATTCCAACCCCCGGTCCCGGGCAGATTCTGGTTCGTACCGAGGCCTGCGGGGTTTGTCATACCGACCTGCATGCGGCCCGTGGCGACTGGCCGCTCAAACCGGGTTTGCCTTTTATTCCGGGACACGAAGGCATCGGTATCGTCACAGCCCTCGGGGCCGGAGTAACCAGTGTCAAGGAAGGCGAGCGGGTCGGTGTGCCGTGGCTGTATTCGGCCTGCGGGCATTGTGAATACTGTCTGTCGGCCTGGGAGACGGTGTGTGCCCAAGCACAATTCGGTGGCTACACAAAGAATGGAGGCTTTGCCGAATACATTCTGGCAGACCCGAACTACGTCGCACACATTCCCCATGGCCTTGATCCGAGAGAGGCCGCGCCAATCATTTGTGCCGGCGTCACGACTTACAAAGGCATCAAGGAAACCGAGGCCCGGCCGGGGCAGTGGATTGTGATTTCCGGTGTGGGGGGACTGGGCCACCTGGCTGTTCAATATGCCAAGGCCATGGGGCTGCGAGTCTGCGCCGTTGATATTGATGACCGCAAACTGGCCCATGCCACCCGACTTGGAGCCGATGCCGTGGTTAATGCCAAAAAAGGCGACCCGGTCGAAGCGGCGAAAGAGGCTACTGGCGGCGGTGGTCATGGCGTGCTTATCACCGCGCCCTCGCTCAGCGCATTCAATCAAGGCGTCGCCATGACGCGTAAACACGGGACTTGCGTGCTGGTGGGGTTGCCGCCCGGTGAGTTTCCGGTGCCGCTGTTCGATGTGGTCGCCAACTGCATCACCGTTCGCGGCTCGTTTGTCGGCACTCGTCAGGACATGGCCGAGGCGCTGACCTTTGCTGCTCAGGGCAAGGTCAAGGCAGACATCGAGTTGCAGCCGTTGTCGGCGATCAACCAGATTTTCGAGCGCCTCGAACACGGAGATGTTCCATCGCGTGTGGTTATCGACTTCAGTGCGGTTTGAAAGAGTGGTAGAGCATGAACATGTTGATTTCCGAGTCTGTGCTGACAAATCGCCAGTGCGCCTTACTTACCGTTGGGCAGATGGCCGAAGCCGATCGGCGCTCGGTCGCTGCCGGTGTGTCGTCTTTTGAATTGATGGCCAATGCCGGTGCGGCAGTGGCGCACGAAATCGAGTGCCACTGGACACCGAGACCTGTGTTGGTGCTGTGCGGGCCAGGTAATAACGGTGGTGATGGTTTCGTCACCGCCCACGTGCTGGCAGAAGCAGGCTGGCCGGTGAGGGTGGCAATGCTGGGGAGCCGATTCAGCCTCAAGGACGAAGCGCGGCAGCATGCCCAACGATGGGTTGGGGAAGTTGAAGCGTTGAGTCCCGAGGTGCTCGAAGGTGCCGAGTTAATCGTTGATGCTCTATTCGGCGCAGGCCTCAGTCGCCCACTGCAAGACCAGGCGCTGGAAACGCTTGCCGCCGCCAGCCATGGCACTGTCCCCATTGTCGCAATCGATACGCCTAGCGGCGTGATGGGCGATAGCGGTGAATCGCTAGGGGCGGTTCCGGCAGTGCTGACCGTGACTTTTTTCCGCAAGAAACCAGGCCACCTGCTGCTACCAGGGCGAGACTTGTGTGGCGAAGTGATCGTTGCGGACATTGGCACCCCGAAAGCGGTGCTCGATGCCATCGCGCCCCAAACATATGAAAATCATCCAGCACTGTGGTTGGCCAACCTGCCGCGAGCCACGTCGGACACCGACAAACACAGCCGTGGCCATGCCCTGATTTTCGGCGGGTATCCAATGACGGGGGCGGCTCGAATGGCTGCCAGAGGTGCAGCGAGAGCCGGTTCGGGTCTCACGACCATTGCGGTGCCTGAAATAGCGTTTCCCATTTATGCCACAGTGCTGGACAGCATCATGGTACGTCCATGGCTGACGCCGGAAGACTTCGGTCACTTGCTCAATGGCAGCCGCTTTTCCGCTTGGTTGATTGGCCCGGGTGCCGGCGTTGACAAGGAAACCTTCGGTCATGCTCTGGCAATGCTTGCCACTGGCCGCCCAACCATCATCGACGCCGATGCGATCACCGCATTCCAGGATGAACCCGGCGCGCTGGATCGAGCCATTCACGGTCCATGCGTGTTGACGCCCCATGAGAGCGAGTTCCGCCGGGTTTTTGATCCCTTTGGCGACAAGCTGACCCGCACCCGAGCCGCTGCCCGGCGTTGCGGGGCAGTCGTGGTCCTCAAAGGCAGTGACACCGTGATCGCCGCCCCCGACGGCAGAGCAATCATCAACGCCAATGCACCGCCAACTTTAGCCACCGCTGGGACGGGCGATGTCTTGAGTGGAATTATTCTGGGTCTGCTAGCGCAAGGAATGTCGGCCTTTGACAGTGCCGCAGCGGGAGTCTGGTTGCACGGTGCGGCGGCTGCCGAATTTGGTCCCGGACTACTGGCAGAAGATCTGCCGGATCTGTTACCCGCGGTGTTCCGTCGGCTGTATAGCTGATAGCCACCCGTTAAGGAGAAAACAATGCGCCAGGGAATTACGACTCAACAGTTGCAGGACATGGATGCCTATTGGCGTGCAGCCAACTATCTGTCCGTCGGGCAGATTTATCTGCAAGACAATCCTTTGCTTGAAGTGCCCTTGTTACTTGAACACCTCAAGCCACGACTGCTGGGACATTGGGGGACGACACCGGGTCTGAACTTGCTTTATGTGCACCTCAACCGCGTGATCAAGGCCTTTGACCTCAACATGATTTTCATTGCGGGCCCTGGCCATGGCGGCCCCGGTATCGTTGCGCAGACGTACCTTGAGGGCTCGTATACCGAGCGTTATCCAGCGATAGAGCGTAATCACAACGGGTTGTGCAGGCTCTTCCGTCAATTTTCCTGGCCAAACGGGATTTCCAGTCACGTCTCGGCGCAAGTGCCCGGATCCATCCATGAAGGAGGTGAGCTGGGTTACTCCCTGGTGCATGCCTTCGGGGCGGCGTTCGACAATCCTCAGTTGATCGTTGCCTGTGTGATTGGTGATGGTGAAGCGGAGACCGGCGCGCTGGCAGCCAGTTGGCACTCGAACAAGTTCCTCAACCCGATCAGGGATGGCGCCGTACTCCCCATCCTGCATCTCAACGGTTTCAAGATTGCCAATCCGAGTGTATTGGCACGTATTCCTCATGAAGAACTGATCGCGCTCATGCGTGGCTATGGCTATGAGCCTTATGTCGTCGAGGGCGATGATCCGTTACTGGTGCATCAAGCACTGGCAGCCACGCTCGATATCGTCATGCAGAGCATTCGTGACATTCAGACGACTGCCCGTCAGGCCCTCAGAAGTGAAAGACCGCAACGTCCCACCTGGCCGATGATTATCCTGCGCACACCCAAAGGCTGGACCGGACCCAAGTGGGTCGACGGGCTGCCTGTAGAGGGCACATGGCGTGCACACCAGGTCCCGATTGCCGACTTCAGCAAACCTGAGCACCTGCAACTGCTTGAGTCGTGGATGCGCAGTTATCGGCCCCAAGATCTATTCGACAAGAACGGCCAGCTCCGTGCAGATCTGGCTGAACTGGCCCCGACCGGTCATCAGCGTATGGGTTCCAACCCTCATGCCAACGGGGGAGAGTTGTTACGGCCATTATCGCTGCCACACTTTCACGATTATGCCGTGCCCATTAACCGACCCGGTGCGGTCAGGGCGGAAGCGACCCGCGTACTGGGTAACTACTTGCGAGACGTCATGCAGCGCAATCTCGCATCCGGCAATTTTCGGCTATTCGGTCCTGACGAGACTGCATCGAATCGCCTGGACGCTGTGTATCAGGTGGCCGGCAAAGCCTGGATGGCCAGGATTGAAGAGGTCGATCTCAATCTCAGCGCCGATGGACGCGTGATGGAAGTCCTGAGCGAACACTTGTGCCAGGGGTGGCTTGAAGGTTACTTGTTAACCGGTCGCCACGGCCTGTTTTCCTGCTATGAAGCGTTCATCCATATCATCGACTCAATGCTCAACCAGCACGCGAAGTGGCTCAAAGAATCTAAAGCAATTCCCTGGCGCAAACCCGTCGCTTCACTCAATTACCTCCTGACTTCACACACCTGGCGCCAGGACCACAATGGCTCTTCGCATCAGGATCCGGGGTTTATCGATCACGTCGCCAACAAGAAATCCGACACCGTGCGCATCTACCTGCCGCCGGATGCCAATTGCTTATTGTCGGTCACTGATCACTGCTTGCGCAGTCACGACTACATCAACCTGATTATTGCCGGTAAGCAACCGGAGTGGCAGTGGCTGGACATGCCATCCGCCATTCGTCATTGCACTGCCGGAGCCGGGATCTGGAACTGGGCGGGGACTGAGGGGCCGGAGGGGCCGGATGTCGTTATGGCCTGTGCCGGCGACGTACCGACGCTTGAGACCCTGGCCAGCGTCATGCTGTTGCGTGAGTACATCCCCGACATTCGAATTCGGGTGGTCAACGTAGTTGATCTCATGGTTTTGCAGCCCAATGACGAGCATCCCCATGGCCTTCAGGACAATGATTTCGACGAGTTGTTTACCAACGACAGACCCGTCATTTTTGCTTTTCACGGATACCCCGCGCTGATTCACAAGTTGACCTATCGACGAGCCAATCATGACAATTTTCACGTGCGCGGTTTCCGTGATGAGGGTACGACCACCACGCCGTTCGACATGGTAGTGCTCAACAACCTGGATCGTTATCAGTTGGCCCTGGACGCTATCGAACGCATCCCGCGCCTGCGTAGTGAGGTGGACCGTGCGCGAGAACGTTACTGGACGATGATCCAGTGCCACAAACGTTACATCAGCGAGCATGGCGAAGATCTGCCGCAGGTGCGGGATTGGCAATGGACAGTCTAAACCTGACAAATGCCGAACCGGACGGCGAGTTGGCGTCGGGACGGGAGCGTCTGATTTTAGCGCTCAACAGCGGCTCGTCTTCACTGAAGTTTGGTGTTTATCGAGTCACGGGTGATCGCGTCCAGAAGTTGATTTCAGGTGAAGCACAGGCGCTCGGCACCCAAGCCGGGCGCTTTGAAGCGATCAACGCACACCAGCAACCACTCGTTGGAGAATCAGTGCCCATGATCACAACGAAGCACGCGTTGCATGAGGTTGAACGGTTGCTGGAGCAGACGCAATCAGGACCTTTGGATGGCATCGGGCATCGCGTCGTACATGGTGGCCCGGCGCTACGCCAGCCATGTCGCATCAACAAACAGGTGCTTGAGCAACTGCAACAGGTGATTGGCTTTGCGCCTTTGCACACGCCGATGGCGCTGTCTGTCATTGAGGAAACCTCCAGACACTTCCCGGAGGTTGCACAGGTGGTGTGCGTTGACACGGGATTTCACGCACAAATGCCTGAGGTTGCCTGCGTGTTGGCATTGCCCAAAGAACTTCGCGAGCAGGGAATCCAGCGCTATGGCTTTCATGGGCTGTCTTGCGAGTCCATTGTCCGGCGGTTCGGGTCCAGTCTGCCCAGGCGTCTGATCATCGCCCATCTGGGTAACGGAGCGAGCATCACTGCAGTGCGTGCTGGTCAATCAGTCGACACCAGCATGGGCCTGACACCCTGCGGCGGAATGATCATGAGCACTCGCAGCGGCGACTTGGACCCCGGGGTGCTGATTTACCTGATACGCCAGAAAGGACTTGATGTGGCGGCGGTAGAGACGCTGGTTGATCGGCAATCCGGTTTGCTTGGCATCTCTGGACTCAGCGCTGACATGCGCTCGCTAAAGATCGCGTCCCCTACTCAGGCAGACGCCCGACTGGCAATCGCGATGTTCTGTTATTCGGCCTCCAAGCAGATCGCCGCAATGATGGCGGTGCTTGGCGGCATCGACACACTGGTTTTCACCGGGGGGATCGGCGAGAACGATGCCGAGGTACGCGCGAATATTTGTAATGGGCTGACCTGGACCGGTTTGCACTTGGATAGCGCGCTGAACCAGTCAGGCAGTGACCTGATAAGTACCCTTGAGTCCACCTGCACAGTGCGCGTTTTTGACTCGCGGGAAGACGAAGAAATTGCCCGCCATACCTGGCAACTCATTCCCTGACGTCACTTTCCCATTCCTTGATACAGGTGCTCATCATGTTGACTGACTATGCAGTAGAAAAAATTCTGGCGGCGCTGGGCCACGCGTCACCCGATGAGCACTGGATCGAAGCCTTGAACGACGGCACCCACGTACTCATCCGTCCATTGCATGAGCAAGATCGCCAACTCGAGTTCGGTTTCATTAACCAGCTGTCCGCCGAGTCTTTTCGTACTCGTTTTTTCGGGGCGATAGGGCAAGAGAATGTGCCACTCCTGGATCAGATGATGGACGTGGATTATCGTAATCGCATGGCATACATCGCGATGGTTCACGAAAACGGCCATCTGTCCGCTGTCGGAATCAGCCGCTATGCCGTCACTGCCGATGGCCGACAATGTGAGTGTGCGGTAGTTGTCGCGGATCACTGGCAACGTCAAGGCATGGGAACGCTATTGATGGAGCACTTGATCGTTGCGGCGCGACGTAATGGCTTCAATAAAATGATGTCGATTCATCAGACCAACAACTTCGGTATGCATCGCCTGGCGCGAAGCCTTGGGTTCCACAGCCGCTACCCGTCTACTGGCGATAACGAAATCATTCATGAACTCGACCTGACGCCGGCCTTCGGATAACGGCGGCTGATGGATGTCCATAAAATGCTGGAGTGCGCATGATGCTGCTCAATACCGGACAAGTACGACCGTTGACGCCACATTTTGCGCGGTCTTACCCTTCAATAAAAACCCTTGATCAATCCACCATTCATGAAGTGTTTTTGTCGTCGCACTGCTCTGAGGAAGACCGTGAACGTTTTGACGAATTAATCATTCATAAAGTTCGTATTAGTAAAGGCATAGAGCTGTATCGCGCGGGAGATCCGTCGCAGTATTTATATTTTGTTCGGCGTGGCAGTTTTAAGACAACCCTTGTAAGCGAACAAGGTCATAGTTTGGTCACCGGATTTACGATGTCCGGAGAACCTATGGGCTTGGAAGTGATCACTGGCGAACGGCATATATGCACGGTGTCGGCTTTGGAAGACAGTGAAGTGAATCTTATTTCTTGTCAACGGCTGGCAAATCTTGCTCGGGATATCCCCGTATTGCAGTTAAACTTGAACAGAATGCTTAGCAGGGAGCTTATCCGCAGCCAGAATATGCTAATCACTTTGGGCCACTGCACCGCAGAAGAGCGCTTGGCAATCTTCATGCTCGACCTCTCCAGGCGCTTTGCAGTAAGGGGGTACTCTGCACACTGCTTTCTTTTGCGAATGTCGCGTGAGGATATTGCATCGTTCATTGGCGTGAGGGCCGAAACGATTTGCCGGGCTATTGCGCGCTTGCGCGCTCTACGTCTGATGACTTTCGAAGGCCGTAGCGTCGAAATTATCGATATACCGCAGCTTGAAACGTTTTGTCAGCGAGGCTGATACCAACAAGGTTTAGCGATGAAACAAGGGTTCCAAGGGTTCGATGAATGATTTGAGTATATTTACTCATGACGGCGCCAGTTCTATAAAGACTGTCGCTCTTTTCCTGTGGTCGAGCCCTGGTTTTATGGGTGTTGCGTAAGTAGATTCCGATGCTTTCCCGAGTTAAGCGCGAGCATTATGATTGCGGGG containing:
- a CDS encoding phosphoketolase family protein codes for the protein MRQGITTQQLQDMDAYWRAANYLSVGQIYLQDNPLLEVPLLLEHLKPRLLGHWGTTPGLNLLYVHLNRVIKAFDLNMIFIAGPGHGGPGIVAQTYLEGSYTERYPAIERNHNGLCRLFRQFSWPNGISSHVSAQVPGSIHEGGELGYSLVHAFGAAFDNPQLIVACVIGDGEAETGALAASWHSNKFLNPIRDGAVLPILHLNGFKIANPSVLARIPHEELIALMRGYGYEPYVVEGDDPLLVHQALAATLDIVMQSIRDIQTTARQALRSERPQRPTWPMIILRTPKGWTGPKWVDGLPVEGTWRAHQVPIADFSKPEHLQLLESWMRSYRPQDLFDKNGQLRADLAELAPTGHQRMGSNPHANGGELLRPLSLPHFHDYAVPINRPGAVRAEATRVLGNYLRDVMQRNLASGNFRLFGPDETASNRLDAVYQVAGKAWMARIEEVDLNLSADGRVMEVLSEHLCQGWLEGYLLTGRHGLFSCYEAFIHIIDSMLNQHAKWLKESKAIPWRKPVASLNYLLTSHTWRQDHNGSSHQDPGFIDHVANKKSDTVRIYLPPDANCLLSVTDHCLRSHDYINLIIAGKQPEWQWLDMPSAIRHCTAGAGIWNWAGTEGPEGPDVVMACAGDVPTLETLASVMLLREYIPDIRIRVVNVVDLMVLQPNDEHPHGLQDNDFDELFTNDRPVIFAFHGYPALIHKLTYRRANHDNFHVRGFRDEGTTTTPFDMVVLNNLDRYQLALDAIERIPRLRSEVDRARERYWTMIQCHKRYISEHGEDLPQVRDWQWTV
- a CDS encoding VIT1/CCC1 transporter family protein, which gives rise to MSKFMRRHAETHTSSRIGWLRAAVLGANDGIVSTASLLIGVAAASTTHNALIVTGVAGLVAGAMSMAAGEYVSVHSQADTEHADLAREKKEIETKPAAEHQELAHIYVGRGVEPELARQVAIQLMAHDALGSHARDELGISEELSAKPLSAAFASATSFTVGAILPVTVTLIVPLQSVILWISIMSLVFLATLGAVAAKAGGAPLLAGAWRVTFWGALAMVITAVVGRLFGAIV
- a CDS encoding general stress protein; amino-acid sequence: MSINRSDFYIFKTHAEAESAIRALSQADFDVKKLSIVGKGYHTEEHPIGFYQLGDKVKSWGAMGALWGSVWGLLITPAFFFLPGLGLVALAGPLVALLVSALEGAVIVGGVSALGAALLNMGLSKDQVIKYETALKADEYLLMVHGSSHDIDAVRAVLGD
- a CDS encoding bifunctional ADP-dependent NAD(P)H-hydrate dehydratase/NAD(P)H-hydrate epimerase is translated as MNMLISESVLTNRQCALLTVGQMAEADRRSVAAGVSSFELMANAGAAVAHEIECHWTPRPVLVLCGPGNNGGDGFVTAHVLAEAGWPVRVAMLGSRFSLKDEARQHAQRWVGEVEALSPEVLEGAELIVDALFGAGLSRPLQDQALETLAAASHGTVPIVAIDTPSGVMGDSGESLGAVPAVLTVTFFRKKPGHLLLPGRDLCGEVIVADIGTPKAVLDAIAPQTYENHPALWLANLPRATSDTDKHSRGHALIFGGYPMTGAARMAARGAARAGSGLTTIAVPEIAFPIYATVLDSIMVRPWLTPEDFGHLLNGSRFSAWLIGPGAGVDKETFGHALAMLATGRPTIIDADAITAFQDEPGALDRAIHGPCVLTPHESEFRRVFDPFGDKLTRTRAAARRCGAVVVLKGSDTVIAAPDGRAIINANAPPTLATAGTGDVLSGIILGLLAQGMSAFDSAAAGVWLHGAAAAEFGPGLLAEDLPDLLPAVFRRLYS
- a CDS encoding GNAT family N-acetyltransferase translates to MLTDYAVEKILAALGHASPDEHWIEALNDGTHVLIRPLHEQDRQLEFGFINQLSAESFRTRFFGAIGQENVPLLDQMMDVDYRNRMAYIAMVHENGHLSAVGISRYAVTADGRQCECAVVVADHWQRQGMGTLLMEHLIVAARRNGFNKMMSIHQTNNFGMHRLARSLGFHSRYPSTGDNEIIHELDLTPAFG
- a CDS encoding acetate/propionate family kinase — translated: MDSLNLTNAEPDGELASGRERLILALNSGSSSLKFGVYRVTGDRVQKLISGEAQALGTQAGRFEAINAHQQPLVGESVPMITTKHALHEVERLLEQTQSGPLDGIGHRVVHGGPALRQPCRINKQVLEQLQQVIGFAPLHTPMALSVIEETSRHFPEVAQVVCVDTGFHAQMPEVACVLALPKELREQGIQRYGFHGLSCESIVRRFGSSLPRRLIIAHLGNGASITAVRAGQSVDTSMGLTPCGGMIMSTRSGDLDPGVLIYLIRQKGLDVAAVETLVDRQSGLLGISGLSADMRSLKIASPTQADARLAIAMFCYSASKQIAAMMAVLGGIDTLVFTGGIGENDAEVRANICNGLTWTGLHLDSALNQSGSDLISTLESTCTVRVFDSREDEEIARHTWQLIP
- a CDS encoding BON domain-containing protein — protein: MKTDQELKNDILAELRWEPSVNAEQIGVEVKDGIVTLAGHVNSYVEKWAAEQAVQKISGVRALAVEMDVKLPGLSQRNDADVARSADSALEWATNLPKDSIKIQVEGGWVSLTGDVEWEYQRREAEGAVRNLMGVKGINNNISIKSAVSVRGVKVEITEALKRRAIIDSQKITVEVHGADVTLSGTVDNWAERELAMHSAWSAAGVKNVQNNIIVSY
- a CDS encoding helix-turn-helix domain-containing protein; this encodes MMLLNTGQVRPLTPHFARSYPSIKTLDQSTIHEVFLSSHCSEEDRERFDELIIHKVRISKGIELYRAGDPSQYLYFVRRGSFKTTLVSEQGHSLVTGFTMSGEPMGLEVITGERHICTVSALEDSEVNLISCQRLANLARDIPVLQLNLNRMLSRELIRSQNMLITLGHCTAEERLAIFMLDLSRRFAVRGYSAHCFLLRMSREDIASFIGVRAETICRAIARLRALRLMTFEGRSVEIIDIPQLETFCQRG
- the adhP gene encoding alcohol dehydrogenase AdhP, whose protein sequence is MTLQMLAAVVEQFGQPLVLKRCDIPTPGPGQILVRTEACGVCHTDLHAARGDWPLKPGLPFIPGHEGIGIVTALGAGVTSVKEGERVGVPWLYSACGHCEYCLSAWETVCAQAQFGGYTKNGGFAEYILADPNYVAHIPHGLDPREAAPIICAGVTTYKGIKETEARPGQWIVISGVGGLGHLAVQYAKAMGLRVCAVDIDDRKLAHATRLGADAVVNAKKGDPVEAAKEATGGGGHGVLITAPSLSAFNQGVAMTRKHGTCVLVGLPPGEFPVPLFDVVANCITVRGSFVGTRQDMAEALTFAAQGKVKADIELQPLSAINQIFERLEHGDVPSRVVIDFSAV
- a CDS encoding NAD-dependent succinate-semialdehyde dehydrogenase, with product MAYTSVNPSDGQLLESFEQISDLELEEKLAAAEHCFQSWKHTSYAQRAAVIGRAAELMHSRVEDLARLATLEMGKRISEASGEVTFSADILDYYAKNAERFLARQRLHPQQGEAHMESSPIGVIFGVEPWNFPFYQLARVAGPHLMAGNVLVVKHAGCVPQCAMAFESLLVEAGAPLGLYTNLMISHEQSDRVVDDARVKGVALTGSVAAGRSLAARAGANLKPSSMELGGSDAFIVLEDADLDLAVNWAVWGRMYNCGQTCCAAKRFIVLEEVADVFIERFQAALAALKPGNPMDESTTLGPMSTESALQQLLAQVEDAVFNGAEVLLGGERIRRPGAYMSPTILTNIAPDNPAFRDEFFGPVVLFFRVKDEEEAIALANDSDFGLGGSVFTRDVGRGLRLASRIDTGMVFINNISWSDAELPFGGIKNSGYGRELGDIGIQTFVNKKLVRYVSVDAPV